A window of the Bos indicus x Bos taurus breed Angus x Brahman F1 hybrid chromosome X, Bos_hybrid_MaternalHap_v2.0, whole genome shotgun sequence genome harbors these coding sequences:
- the TCEAL9 gene encoding transcription elongation factor A protein-like 9 → MKPCQKTEEKPENENEPKLEEVPKPEEKQEEEEKTEGTFRERLIQSLQEFKEDIHNRHLSKEDMFRNVNEIDEIRRVRNKLIVMRWKVNRNHPHPYLM, encoded by the coding sequence ATGAAACCCTgtcaaaaaactgaagaaaaaccaGAAAATGAGAATGAACCCAAACTTGAAGAAGTACCAAAGCCTGAGGAAaagcaagaggaggaggaaaaaacagaaggaaCTTTTAGAGAAAGACTGATTCAGTCTCTCCAGGAatttaaagaagatatacacaACAGGCATTTAAGCAAGGAAGATATGTTTAGAAATGTGAATGAAATTGATGAGATAAGGAGAGTCAGAAACAAACTTATAGTGATGCGTTGGAAGGTTAATCGAAACCATCCTCACCCCTATTTAATGTAG